GGCGACGAGCGTCACCGGCGCGAAATCGCGGATCGGATCGTAGGGCAGGTTCTTGTGCAGGCTGACGTTGGTCGCGCACGAGGACACCGTGCACATGAGGAACGTGTAGCCGTCGGGAACCGCTTTCGCCGTCGTTTCCGCGGCGATCACGCCGCCTGCGCCGGGGCGATTGTCGACCACGACCTGCTGGCCCCATTTCTCGCTGAGGCGGGAGCCGATCGTGCGCGACAGCGTGTCGACGCTGCCGCCGGGCGTGCTGGGAACGAGCAGGCGCACGGGGCGCGTGGGGTAGTTGGTTTGCGCAGCGATCGCGGGGAGCGCTGCGGCGAGCGCGAGCGCGACCGCGCCGCGCGTCAGAGTGCTTTTCATTGGGGTGTCTTTCGATGTGCTTCCGGAGGCCGGAATTTTAGCCCGACCCCGGTAGAATCGAAGAATCCCCGGAGGAACAATGAAGCTCTCAATCGCCGCGGCCGCGATGCTCGCCGCGTGCGCCGCTCACGCGCAAAACTATCCGACCAAGCCCATTCGTTTCGTCGTGCCGTTCGCGCCCGGCGGCGGCGCCGACCTCGTCGCGCGCACCGTCGGACACAAGCTCACCGAAGCGCTCGGCCAGCCCGTCATCGTCGACAATCGCACCGGTGCGGCGGGCAGCATCGGCGCCGAAGTCGTCGCGAAATCGCCGCCCGACGGTTACACCCTGCTGCTCGGCAGCAGCGGGCCGCTCGCGATCAACCCGAGCCTCTATCCCAGGCTTCCGTACGATGCCGCGCGCGATTTCGCGCCGATCTCGCTCGCCACGATCATGCCGTTCCTGCTGGTCGTGCATCCGACGCTGCCGGTGCACAATGTGAAGGAGCTGGTGGCGCTCGCGAAGTCGCGGCCGAATCAGCTCAACTACGCGTCGCCCGGCGCGGGCTCGACGACGCACCTCGCGAACGAGCTCCTGAAATCGATGACGGGCATGAAGATCGTGCACATCCCGTACAAAGGCGTCGCCCCCGCCGCCGTCGATCTCATCAGCGGACAGGTGCAGATGATGGCCGGCGACCTGTCGAGCCTCATCCCTCATATGAAGTCCAACCGCATGCGCGCGCTCGCGGTGACGGGCGCCAAGCGCTCGCACCTCCTGCCCGCGGTGCCGACGGTCGCCGAGTCGGGCGTGCCCGGTTACGAGGCGAGCGGCTGGTTCGGCGTGCTGGT
The sequence above is drawn from the Burkholderiales bacterium genome and encodes:
- a CDS encoding tripartite tricarboxylate transporter substrate binding protein, with protein sequence MKLSIAAAAMLAACAAHAQNYPTKPIRFVVPFAPGGGADLVARTVGHKLTEALGQPVIVDNRTGAAGSIGAEVVAKSPPDGYTLLLGSSGPLAINPSLYPRLPYDAARDFAPISLATIMPFLLVVHPTLPVHNVKELVALAKSRPNQLNYASPGAGSTTHLANELLKSMTGMKIVHIPYKGVAPAAVDLISGQVQMMAGDLSSLIPHMKSNRMRALAVTGAKRSHLLPAVPTVAESGVPGYEASGWFGVLVPAATPAAVQERLNGAIVKGLAANDARERLGAFGGEAGGSTPEQFAAHIRGEAAKWGKLIKSLGLKADQG